One region of Chloroflexota bacterium genomic DNA includes:
- a CDS encoding 6-phospho-beta-glucosidase — MPGCALKIAVIGGGSTYTPELIEGCLQARDRLPVGEIWLMDINPTRLEILGAFAQRMVNAAGASIQIITTADRQTAIAGADFVISQFRVGGMEARNQDIRLGLRHHTVGQETTGVGGFAKALRTIPVALDICRDMRELAPDAWLINFTNPSGLVSEAIMKYGGVKVIGLCNVPITMKMMIARAMRWDPARVRLGYVGLNHLGWVRHIYLDGEDRMERVLGNIDFFLRLPILSRLAGKYFDRELIRALRMLPSPYLRYYYNTAQVLEEEKKEKKNRAEVVMELEQRLLEKYKDPRLKRKPRELSQRGGAYYSTAAVQLISALHNDTGDEQIVNVRNGDCIADLPPDAVVEVPCVIHRDGARPLPVGHVEPVIRGLMQAVKTYEQLAVEAAVHGDRRMSFMALLAHPLIRQADLARALLEDLLVVNRPFLPQFYP, encoded by the coding sequence TTGCCAGGTTGTGCGCTGAAAATCGCAGTGATTGGCGGCGGTAGCACCTATACCCCCGAGTTAATCGAGGGCTGCCTCCAGGCCCGCGATAGATTGCCAGTGGGCGAGATCTGGCTGATGGACATCAATCCCACTCGCCTGGAGATCCTAGGCGCATTTGCGCAGCGCATGGTGAACGCCGCCGGCGCAAGCATTCAGATCATCACTACTGCTGACCGACAGACGGCCATCGCCGGGGCAGATTTCGTCATCAGCCAGTTCCGTGTCGGCGGGATGGAGGCTCGGAACCAGGATATCCGCTTGGGTTTGCGCCACCACACCGTCGGCCAGGAAACCACCGGTGTCGGCGGCTTCGCCAAAGCACTGCGCACCATCCCGGTTGCATTAGACATCTGTCGCGATATGCGCGAACTGGCCCCTGATGCCTGGCTCATCAACTTCACCAACCCGTCTGGCTTGGTGAGCGAAGCGATCATGAAATACGGTGGGGTGAAGGTCATAGGACTATGCAATGTGCCCATCACGATGAAGATGATGATCGCCCGGGCCATGCGTTGGGATCCGGCGCGGGTACGATTAGGCTACGTGGGGCTCAACCATCTCGGTTGGGTGCGCCATATCTACCTAGATGGCGAGGATCGCATGGAGCGGGTGTTAGGCAACATTGACTTTTTCCTGCGATTGCCCATCCTCTCTCGCCTGGCAGGCAAGTATTTCGATCGCGAGTTGATTCGGGCGCTGCGCATGCTCCCTTCTCCCTACCTGCGGTATTACTACAACACCGCCCAAGTGTTAGAAGAGGAGAAAAAGGAGAAGAAGAACCGCGCTGAAGTGGTGATGGAACTGGAGCAGCGACTCCTCGAGAAATATAAGGACCCGCGCCTGAAGCGCAAGCCGCGAGAACTAAGCCAGCGCGGCGGAGCCTACTACTCTACCGCTGCCGTCCAACTGATCAGTGCCCTTCACAATGATACCGGCGACGAGCAAATCGTGAACGTGCGCAACGGCGATTGTATTGCCGACCTGCCACCCGACGCCGTGGTGGAGGTCCCCTGCGTGATCCATAGGGATGGGGCCAGGCCATTGCCGGTGGGTCACGTCGAGCCGGTGATCCGAGGGCTGATGCAGGCGGTGAAGACTTACGAACAACTGGCGGTGGAAGCCGCGGTGCATGGAGACCGCCGGATGTCGTTCATGGCCCTATTGGCCCATCCCTTGATTCGGCAGGCAGACCTGGCCAGAGCGCTCTTAGAAGACTTGTTGGTAGTCAACCGTCCGTTTCTGCCCCAGTTTTATCCGTAA